A section of the Drosophila sechellia strain sech25 chromosome 3L, ASM438219v1, whole genome shotgun sequence genome encodes:
- the LOC6616302 gene encoding transmembrane protein 104 homolog, with the protein MPRLVNGREAAPTYSNLVGFIFIFNLIVGTGALTLPGVFARAGWMLSLIVIVLLAIISYITVTFIIEAMACANAIRNWQTLQALRQSRSSAENSENDDNADDVSLASGAEQVGYFERVPLTIQNREFHYYQLAHKFELGEMATLFFNEFGRVMFYLCLIVYLYGDLSIYSAAVARSLRDVVCDQTNGTDANNLMYWPGDFENNTSRACWKEHTISRLNMYRVLLIGFTLIFGPFVYFNVQKTKYLQMLTAAFRWMAFTLMICISLKLLISRGAKGHPETFNVYGIPSLFGACVYSFMCHHSLPSLLAPLRHKSMVSKILSFDYIIICAFYILLAMTGIFAFERIEDLYTLDFLPYDVAYVDFWSGLLICIDYFLALFPIFTLSTSFPIVAITLKNNLQSLFLDMSQYESYSVVLRLCFPLLAIIPPFCITYFTESLSSLVAFTGTYAGTGIQYIIPVFLVYFARRTCSELLGSGVVNRFQSPFKSSAWLVFVFIWSILCVCLVSINLFS; encoded by the exons ATGCCTCGCCTTGTCAATGGCCGCGAAGCCGCGCCCACGTACTCAAATCTG GTTGGCttcatattcattttcaatcTAATCGTTGGAACCGGGGCGCTGACGCTACCCGGAGTCTTTGCCAGGGCGGGATGGATGCTTTCCCTGATTGTCATTGTTCTGCTGGCCATCATCAGTTACATCACGGTCACTTTTATCATAGAGGCAATGGCTTGTGCGAACGCCATCAGGAATTGGCAGACTCTGCAGGCCCTGCGCCAAAGTCGCAGTTCCGCCGAGAACAGTGAAAACGATGATAATGCTGATGATGTTTCGCTGGCATCTGGAGCCGAGCAAGTTGGCTATTTCGAACGGGTTCCGCTGACCATCCAAAACCGGGAGTTCCACTACTATCAGCTGGCCCACAAATTCGAACTTGGCGAAATGGCGACACTATTCTTCAATGAGTTCGGCCGCGTAATGTTCTATCTCTGCCTGATTGTTTATCTCTATGGGGATCTGAGCATCTATTCCGCCGCCGTGGCAAGAAGTCTGCGTGACGTCGTATG TGACCAAACAAATGGAACGGATGCTAATAATTTGATGTATTGGCCCGGAGACTTTGAGAACAATACGTCTCGGGCCTGCTGGAAGGAACACACGATATCTCGCTTGAACATGTACAGGGTGTTGCTCATAGGATTCACACTGATCTTCGGTCCATTTGTGTACTTCAATGTGCAAAAAACGAAGTACCTGCAGATGCTGACCGCTGCCTTCCGCTGGATGG CTTTTACCCTGATGATCTGCATATCGCTAAAGCTTTTGATATCCAGAGGTGCCAAAGGTCATCCAGAGACCTTTAATGTGTATGGAATTCCCTCGCTTTTCGGCGCCTGTGTCTACTCCTTTATGTGCCACCACTCACTGCCCAGTTTGCTGGCGCCCCTCAGACACAAGTCAATGGTTTCCAAAATCCTATCCTTTGACTACATAATCATTTGTGCATTTTACATTCTGCTGGCCATGACAGGCATTTTTGCATTCGAACGAATCGAAGACCTTTACACACTAGATTTTTTGCCCTACGATGTGGCGTACGTAGACTTTTGGTCAGGTCTATTGATTTGCATTGATTACTTCCTTGCACTTTTTCCTATATTTACCCTGTCAACCAGTTTCCCCATTGTTGCCATAACGCTGAAGAACAACCTTCAATCTTTATTCCTAGACATGTCGCAATATGAATCCTATAGCGTTGTCCTACGTCTGTGCTTTCCTTTGCTCGCTATAATTCCGCCGTTTTGTATTACTTATTTCACTGAAAGTTTGTCCAGTTTGGTGGCATTTACTGGCACCTACGCAGGCACTGGCATTCAATACATTATCCCGGTTTTCTTGGTTTACTTTGCGAGACGCACTTGCTCCGAGCTCCTGGGAAGCGGCGTAGTCAATCGTTTTCAAAGTCCTTTCAAGTCCAGTGCCTGGCTAGTTTTCGTCTTCATTTGGTCAATTTTATGCGTCTGTTTGGTATCTATAAATTTGTTCAGTTAA
- the LOC6616303 gene encoding lipoyl synthase, mitochondrial codes for MYVMLRALKTHVEAPIVVATRAASTNAEKLEEIRERLAKGPNFQDFVQNPDNTRSEWEQYDGKLRREKGEEQRLRLPPWLKTTIPVGKNYAKIKAQMRELKLSTVCEEARCPNIGECWGGGEHGTQTATIMLMGDTCTRGCRFCSVKTARKPPPLDVNEPVNTATAIASWGLDYIVLTSVDRDDLPDGGSKHIAETVREIKARNSNIFVECLVPDFRGNLECVETIANSGLDVYAHNIETVEKLTPYVRDRRAHYRQTLQVLTEAKRFNPNLITKSSIMLGLGETDEEIENTLKDLREAGVDCVTLGQYMQPTNKHLKVIEYVTPEKFKHWEERGNELGFLYTASGPLVRSSYKAGEFFITSILENRKKRQNATEVPKEQ; via the exons ATGTATGTCATGTTGCGAGCTTTAAAAACTCACGTGGAGGCCCCCATCGTAGTTGCCACA CGTGCGGCATCAACAAATGCGGAAAAGCTTGAGGAGATTCGCGAACGTCTGGCAAAGGGTCCGAATTTCCAGGACTTTGTGCAGAATCCGGATAACACCAGAAGCGAGTGGGAACAGTACGATGGAAAGCTACGCCGCGAAAAGGGCGAGGAGCAGCGACTGCGACTGCCGCCGTGGTTGAAGACCACCATTCCCGTGGGCAAGAACTACGCCAAGATCAAGGCCCAGATGCGCGAGCTCAAGCTGTCCACCGTCTGCGAGGAGGCCCGTTGTCCCAACATCGGCGAGTGCTGGGGCGGCGGCGAGCATGGCACCCAGACAGCCACGATTATG CTTATGGGCGACACTTGCACCAGAGGCTGTCGGTTTTGTTCGGTGAAGACGGCACGCAAACCTCCACCGCTGGATGTAAACGAACCCGTGAACACAGCCACGGCAATTGCCTCCTGGGGATTGGATTACATTGTTCTGACTTCAGTTGATCGCGATG ATTTGCCAGACGGCGGTTCGAAGCACATTGCCGAAACTGTTCGCGAAATTAAGGCGCG CAACTCGAACATCTTTGTGGAGTGCCTGGTACCTGATTTCCGAGGAAATCTGGAGTGTGTGGAGACGATCGCCAATAGCGGGCTGGATGTTTATGCGCACAACATTGAGACGGTTGAGAAGCTTACGCCCTATGTGCGAGACAGGCGCGCCCACTACCGCCAGACCCTGCAAGTGCTAACCGAAGCGAAGAGATTCAATCCCAATCTCATCACCAAGAGTTCCATCATGCTGGGACTTGGCGAGACCGACGAGGAGATCGAAAACACCTTGAAGGATCTGCGGGAGGCCGGCGTCGATTGCGTGACTCTGGGTCAGTACATGCAGCCCACGAATAAACACCTCAAGGTCATCGAGTACGTCACGCCCGAGAAGTTCAAGCACTGGGAAGAGCGCGGCAACGAACTGGGTTTCCTGTACACAGCCAGTGGACCGCTGGTGCGCAGCTCCTACAAAGCCGGCGAGTTCTTCATCACGAGTATATTGGAAAATCGCAAGAAGAGGCAAAACGCCACTGAAGTTCCCAAGGAGCAGTAA
- the LOC6616304 gene encoding presenilin homolog isoform X1 yields MAAVNLQASCSSGLSSEDDANVGSQIGAAERLERPPRRQQQRNNYGSSNQDQPDAAILAVPNVVMREPGGSRPSRLTGGGGGSGGPPTNEMEEEQGLKYGAQHVIKLFVPVSLCMLVVVATINSISFYNSTDVYLLYTPFHEQSPEPSVKFWSALANSLILMSVVVVMTFLLIVLYKKRCYRIIHGWLILSSFMLLFIFTYLYLEELLRAYNIPMDYPTALLIMWNFGVVGMMSIHWQGPLRLQQGYLIFVAALMALVFIKYLPEWTAWAVLAAISIWDLIAVLSPRGPLRILVETAQERNEQIFPALIYSSTVVYALVNTVTPQQSQATASSSPSSSNSTTTTRATQNSLASPEAAAASGQRTGNSHPRQNQRDDGSVLATEGMPLVTFKSNLRGNAEAAGFTQEWSANLSERVARRQIEVQSTQSGNAQRSNEYRTVTAPDQNHPDGQEERGIKLGLGDFIFYSVLVGKASSYGDWTTTIACFVAILIGLCLTLLLLAIWRKALPALPISITFGLIFCFATSAVVKPFMEDLSAKQVFI; encoded by the exons ATGGCTGCTGTCAATCTCCAGGCTTCGTGCTCCTCCGGGCTCTCCTCTGAGGACGACGCCAATGTGGGCAGCCAGATCGGCGCGGCGGAGCGTTTGGAGCGACCTCCAaggcggcaacagcagcgaaACAACTACGGCTCCAGCAATCAGGATCAACCGGATGCA GCCATACTTGCTGTGCCCAATGTGGTGATGCGGGAACCCGGTGGATCGCGCCCTTCAAGACTGaccggaggaggaggcggcagTGGTGGTCCGCCCACAAATGAaatggaggaggagcagggcCTGAAATACGGCGCCCAGCATGTGATCAAGTTATTCGTGCCCGTCTCCCTTTGCATGCTGGTAGTGGTGGCCACCATCAACTCCATCAGCTTCTACAACAGCACGGATGTCTATCT CCTCTACACACCTTTCCATGAACAATCGCCCGAGCCTAGTGTTAAGTTCTGGAGTGCCTTGGCGAACTCCCTGATCCTGATGAgcgtggtggtggtgatgacCTTTTTGCTGATTGTTTTGTACAAGAAGCGTTGCTATCGCATCATTCACGGCTGGCTGATTCTCTCCTCCTTCATGTTGTTGTTCATTTTTACGTACTTATATTTGGA AGAGCTTCTTCGCGCCTATAACATACCTATGGACTACCCTACTGCACTGCTGATTATGTGGAACTTTGGAGTGGTCGGAATGATGTCCATCCATTGGCAGGGCCCTCTGCGGTTGCAGCAAGGATATCTTATTTTCGTGGCAGCCTTGATGGCCTTGGTGTTCATTAAATACCTGCCTGAATGGACTGCCTGGGCTGTATTGGCTGCCATTTCTATTTGGG ATCTCATTGCTGTCCTTTCGCCTAGAGGACCCCTGCGCATTCTGGTGGAAACGGCTCAGGAGCGAAATGAGCAAATCTTCCCCGCTCTGATTTACTCAT CAACTGTCGTCTACGCACTTGTAAACACTGTTACGCCGCAGCAATCGCAGGCCACGGCTTCCTCCTCGCCGTCGTCCAGCAACTCCACCACAACCACGAGGGCCACGCAGAACTCGCTGGCTTCACCAGAGGCAGCCGCGGCTAGTGGCCAACGCACAGGTAACTCCCATCCTCGACAGAATCAGCGGGATGACGGCAGTGTACTGGCAACTGAAGGTATGCCACTTGTGACTTTTAAAAGCAATTTGCGCGGAAACG CTGAGGCTGCGGGATTCACACAAGAGTGGTCAGCTAACCTGAGCGAACGTGTGGCTCGTCGCCAGATTGAAGTTCAAAGTACTCAGAGCGGAAACGCCCAGCGCTCCAACGAGTATAGGACAGTAACAGCTCCGGATCAGAATCATCCGGATGGGCAAGAAGAAC GTGGCATTAAGCTTGGCCTCGGCGACTTCATCTTCTACTCGGTATTAGTGGGCAAGGCATCTAGCTACGGCGACTGGACGACCACAATCGCTTGCTTTGTGGCCATTCTCATTGGACTCTGCCTCACtcttctgctgctggccaTTTGGCGCAAGGCGCTACCCGCCCTGCCCATCTCAATAACGTTCGGATTGATATTTTGCTTCGCCACCAGTGCGGTGGTCAAGCCGTTCATGGAGGATCTATCGGCCAAGCAGGTGTTTATATAA
- the LOC6616304 gene encoding presenilin homolog isoform X3, protein MAAVNLQASCSSGLSSEDDANVGSQIGAAERLERPPRRQQQRNNYGSSNQDQPDAAILAVPNVVMREPGGSRPSRLTGGGGGSGGPPTNEMEEEQGLKYGAQHVIKLFVPVSLCMLVVVATINSISFYNSTDVYLLYTPFHEQSPEPSVKFWSALANSLILMSVVVVMTFLLIVLYKKRCYRIIHGWLILSSFMLLFIFTYLYLEELLRAYNIPMDYPTALLIMWNFGVVGMMSIHWQGPLRLQQGYLIFVAALMALVFIKYLPEWTAWAVLAAISIWDLIAVLSPRGPLRILVETAQERNEQIFPALIYSSTVVYALVNTVTPQQSQATASSSPSSSNSTTTTRATQNSLASPEAAAASGQRTAEAAGFTQEWSANLSERVARRQIEVQSTQSGNAQRSNEYRTVTAPDQNHPDGQEERGIKLGLGDFIFYSVLVGKASSYGDWTTTIACFVAILIGLCLTLLLLAIWRKALPALPISITFGLIFCFATSAVVKPFMEDLSAKQVFI, encoded by the exons ATGGCTGCTGTCAATCTCCAGGCTTCGTGCTCCTCCGGGCTCTCCTCTGAGGACGACGCCAATGTGGGCAGCCAGATCGGCGCGGCGGAGCGTTTGGAGCGACCTCCAaggcggcaacagcagcgaaACAACTACGGCTCCAGCAATCAGGATCAACCGGATGCA GCCATACTTGCTGTGCCCAATGTGGTGATGCGGGAACCCGGTGGATCGCGCCCTTCAAGACTGaccggaggaggaggcggcagTGGTGGTCCGCCCACAAATGAaatggaggaggagcagggcCTGAAATACGGCGCCCAGCATGTGATCAAGTTATTCGTGCCCGTCTCCCTTTGCATGCTGGTAGTGGTGGCCACCATCAACTCCATCAGCTTCTACAACAGCACGGATGTCTATCT CCTCTACACACCTTTCCATGAACAATCGCCCGAGCCTAGTGTTAAGTTCTGGAGTGCCTTGGCGAACTCCCTGATCCTGATGAgcgtggtggtggtgatgacCTTTTTGCTGATTGTTTTGTACAAGAAGCGTTGCTATCGCATCATTCACGGCTGGCTGATTCTCTCCTCCTTCATGTTGTTGTTCATTTTTACGTACTTATATTTGGA AGAGCTTCTTCGCGCCTATAACATACCTATGGACTACCCTACTGCACTGCTGATTATGTGGAACTTTGGAGTGGTCGGAATGATGTCCATCCATTGGCAGGGCCCTCTGCGGTTGCAGCAAGGATATCTTATTTTCGTGGCAGCCTTGATGGCCTTGGTGTTCATTAAATACCTGCCTGAATGGACTGCCTGGGCTGTATTGGCTGCCATTTCTATTTGGG ATCTCATTGCTGTCCTTTCGCCTAGAGGACCCCTGCGCATTCTGGTGGAAACGGCTCAGGAGCGAAATGAGCAAATCTTCCCCGCTCTGATTTACTCAT CAACTGTCGTCTACGCACTTGTAAACACTGTTACGCCGCAGCAATCGCAGGCCACGGCTTCCTCCTCGCCGTCGTCCAGCAACTCCACCACAACCACGAGGGCCACGCAGAACTCGCTGGCTTCACCAGAGGCAGCCGCGGCTAGTGGCCAACGCACAG CTGAGGCTGCGGGATTCACACAAGAGTGGTCAGCTAACCTGAGCGAACGTGTGGCTCGTCGCCAGATTGAAGTTCAAAGTACTCAGAGCGGAAACGCCCAGCGCTCCAACGAGTATAGGACAGTAACAGCTCCGGATCAGAATCATCCGGATGGGCAAGAAGAAC GTGGCATTAAGCTTGGCCTCGGCGACTTCATCTTCTACTCGGTATTAGTGGGCAAGGCATCTAGCTACGGCGACTGGACGACCACAATCGCTTGCTTTGTGGCCATTCTCATTGGACTCTGCCTCACtcttctgctgctggccaTTTGGCGCAAGGCGCTACCCGCCCTGCCCATCTCAATAACGTTCGGATTGATATTTTGCTTCGCCACCAGTGCGGTGGTCAAGCCGTTCATGGAGGATCTATCGGCCAAGCAGGTGTTTATATAA
- the LOC6616304 gene encoding presenilin homolog isoform X2: MAAVNLQASCSSGLSSEDDANVGSQIGAAERLERPPRRQQQRNNYGSSNQDQPDAAILAVPNVVMREPGGSRPSRLTGGGGGSGGPPTNEMEEEQGLKYGAQHVIKLFVPVSLCMLVVVATINSISFYNSTDVYLLYTPFHEQSPEPSVKFWSALANSLILMSVVVVMTFLLIVLYKKRCYRIIHGWLILSSFMLLFIFTYLYLEELLRAYNIPMDYPTALLIMWNFGVVGMMSIHWQGPLRLQQGYLIFVAALMALVFIKYLPEWTAWAVLAAISIWDLIAVLSPRGPLRILVETAQERNEQIFPALIYSSTVVYALVNTVTPQQSQATASSSPSSSNSTTTTRATQNSLASPEAAAASGQRTGNSHPRQNQRDDGSVLATEAEAAGFTQEWSANLSERVARRQIEVQSTQSGNAQRSNEYRTVTAPDQNHPDGQEERGIKLGLGDFIFYSVLVGKASSYGDWTTTIACFVAILIGLCLTLLLLAIWRKALPALPISITFGLIFCFATSAVVKPFMEDLSAKQVFI; this comes from the exons ATGGCTGCTGTCAATCTCCAGGCTTCGTGCTCCTCCGGGCTCTCCTCTGAGGACGACGCCAATGTGGGCAGCCAGATCGGCGCGGCGGAGCGTTTGGAGCGACCTCCAaggcggcaacagcagcgaaACAACTACGGCTCCAGCAATCAGGATCAACCGGATGCA GCCATACTTGCTGTGCCCAATGTGGTGATGCGGGAACCCGGTGGATCGCGCCCTTCAAGACTGaccggaggaggaggcggcagTGGTGGTCCGCCCACAAATGAaatggaggaggagcagggcCTGAAATACGGCGCCCAGCATGTGATCAAGTTATTCGTGCCCGTCTCCCTTTGCATGCTGGTAGTGGTGGCCACCATCAACTCCATCAGCTTCTACAACAGCACGGATGTCTATCT CCTCTACACACCTTTCCATGAACAATCGCCCGAGCCTAGTGTTAAGTTCTGGAGTGCCTTGGCGAACTCCCTGATCCTGATGAgcgtggtggtggtgatgacCTTTTTGCTGATTGTTTTGTACAAGAAGCGTTGCTATCGCATCATTCACGGCTGGCTGATTCTCTCCTCCTTCATGTTGTTGTTCATTTTTACGTACTTATATTTGGA AGAGCTTCTTCGCGCCTATAACATACCTATGGACTACCCTACTGCACTGCTGATTATGTGGAACTTTGGAGTGGTCGGAATGATGTCCATCCATTGGCAGGGCCCTCTGCGGTTGCAGCAAGGATATCTTATTTTCGTGGCAGCCTTGATGGCCTTGGTGTTCATTAAATACCTGCCTGAATGGACTGCCTGGGCTGTATTGGCTGCCATTTCTATTTGGG ATCTCATTGCTGTCCTTTCGCCTAGAGGACCCCTGCGCATTCTGGTGGAAACGGCTCAGGAGCGAAATGAGCAAATCTTCCCCGCTCTGATTTACTCAT CAACTGTCGTCTACGCACTTGTAAACACTGTTACGCCGCAGCAATCGCAGGCCACGGCTTCCTCCTCGCCGTCGTCCAGCAACTCCACCACAACCACGAGGGCCACGCAGAACTCGCTGGCTTCACCAGAGGCAGCCGCGGCTAGTGGCCAACGCACAGGTAACTCCCATCCTCGACAGAATCAGCGGGATGACGGCAGTGTACTGGCAACTGAAG CTGAGGCTGCGGGATTCACACAAGAGTGGTCAGCTAACCTGAGCGAACGTGTGGCTCGTCGCCAGATTGAAGTTCAAAGTACTCAGAGCGGAAACGCCCAGCGCTCCAACGAGTATAGGACAGTAACAGCTCCGGATCAGAATCATCCGGATGGGCAAGAAGAAC GTGGCATTAAGCTTGGCCTCGGCGACTTCATCTTCTACTCGGTATTAGTGGGCAAGGCATCTAGCTACGGCGACTGGACGACCACAATCGCTTGCTTTGTGGCCATTCTCATTGGACTCTGCCTCACtcttctgctgctggccaTTTGGCGCAAGGCGCTACCCGCCCTGCCCATCTCAATAACGTTCGGATTGATATTTTGCTTCGCCACCAGTGCGGTGGTCAAGCCGTTCATGGAGGATCTATCGGCCAAGCAGGTGTTTATATAA
- the LOC6616305 gene encoding 39S ribosomal protein L15, mitochondrial: MAHLRETSDKALKLLRTLPRVQIGNLRPNPNSKQNDKRGRAQHGGDKHGAGNKGSGQRQNFMRLGYETGNQPFYLRFPYEPYYKGHHLKRQYPPISLLQLQVLIDTNRIDISQPIDISTLCNSGLLKLKPAEMEYGFQLTDEGLDNFQAKINIEVQHASEAVIAAIEKNGGVIRTAYYDPRSLHMLANPKKWFEKGVPIPSRMLPPQDAVDYYTDPKNRGYLANPEAISQDRLVLAQKYGYQLPKIEEDSAYEMLTTAKDPRQVFYGLEPGWLINIVDKTIIKRKQ, from the exons ATGGCACACCTGCGGGAGACCTCAGACAAGGCGCTGAAGCTGTTGCGTACTTTACCGCGCGTTCAAATCGGCAATCTGCGACCAAATCCAAACTCAAAACAGAAT GACAAGCGAGGCAGGGCACAACACGGAGGAGATAAGCAtggtgcgggcaacaagggaTCCGGACAGCGGCAGAACTTCATGCGGTTGGGCTATGAAACGGGCAATCAGCCCTTCTACTTGAGATTCCCGTACGAGCCTTACTACAAGGGACACCACCTGAAGCGCCAGTACCCGCCCATTTCGCTGCTCCAACTACAGGTGCTCATCGACACGAACCGGATAGACATCAGCCAGCCCATCGACATCAGCACGCTGTGTAACTCTGGCCTCCTGAAGCTCAAGCCCGCAGAAATGGAGTACGGATTCCAGCTGACGGACGAAGGACTGGACAATTTCCAGGCCAAGATCAACATTGAGGTGCAGCATGCCAGCGAGGCGGTCATAGCGGCCATAGAGAAGAACGGCGGTGTAATCCGTACGGCCTATTACGATCCACGCAGCCTTCACATGCTGGCCAATCCGAAGAAGTGGTTCGAAAAGGGAGTGCCTATTCCTAGCCGCATGCTGCCTCCCCAGGATGCAGTGGACTACTATACGGATCCCAAGAATCGCGGCTACCTGGCCAATCCCGAGGCGATCAGCCAGGACCGCCTGGTGCTGGCCCAGAAGTACGGCTATCAGCTGCCCAAAATTGAGGAAGATTCCGCCTACGAGATGCTTACCACTGCGAAGGATCCGAGGCAAGTATTCTATGGCCTGGAACCCGGCTGGCTAATCAACATAGTGGACAAAACGATCATTAAGCGCAAGCAATAA